A segment of the Parasynechococcus marenigrum WH 8102 genome:
GCAACGCCAACACCAGAATCAACTCCAGCACCTTCTGCAACTCCTGATCCGTCTATAGACCAAGAACTTATAGATGATTTCGCAAATAATTCTTCTACAAGCGGGGTTGTTGTTATAGGGGATGTCTTGTATGGCAATTTAGAATCCATATACGATGATGATTGGTTTAAAGTTTCATTAACCAAAGGAAGTGTTTATCGATTTGATCTTGAGGGTATACAGTTGAATGATCCACGAATGACTCTGTATGGGTCTAATTTAAAGGAATTAACTTATGACGACGATGGAGGGTCTGGATATGACTCACTCATTGAATTCACAGCAACGTCGAGTGATAACTATTTTATTAGTGCAAAAAGTTGGGGGGAAACTGGCACTTATACATTAAAGGCTACAGATATCACACCAGCACCTTCTGCAACGCCAGCACCGGAACCAACTCCAGTACCTTCTGCAACGCCAACACCAGAATCTACTCCAGCACCTTCTGCAACTCCGGATCCGTCTATAGACCAAGAACTTATAGATGATTTCGCAAATAATTCTTCTACAAGCGGGGTTGTTGTTATAGGGGGTGTCGTGAATGGCAACTTAGAATCCATATACGATGATGATTGGTTTAAAGTTTCGTTAACCAAAGGAAGTGTTTATCGATTTGATCTTGAGGGAATACAGTTGAATGATCCGCGAATGAGTCTGCATGGGTCTAATTTACAGGAATTAACTTATGACGACGATGGAGGGTCTGGATATGATTCACTCATTGAATTTACAGCAACGTCGAGTGATAACTATTTTATTAGTGCAAAAAGTTGGGGGGAAACTGGCACCTATGCATTAAAAGCTACAGATATAACACCAGCACCTTCTGCAACCCCAACACCGGAACCAACTCCATTACCTTCTGCAACTCCTGATCCATCTATAGACAAAGAACTTATAGATGATTTCGCAAATAATTCTTCTACAAGCGGGGTTGTTGTTATAGGGGGTGTCGTGAATGGCAACTTAGAATCCATATACGATGATGATTGGTTTAAAGTTTCATTAACCAAAGGAAGTGTTTATCGATTTGATCTTGAGGGAATACAGTTGAATGATCCGCGAATGAGTCTGCATGGGTCTAATTTACAGGAATTAACTTATGACGACGATGGAGGGTCTGGATATGATTCCCTCATTGAATTTACAGCAACGTCGAGTGATGACTATTTTATTAGTGCAAAAAGTTGGGGGGAAACTGGCACCTATGCATTAAAAGCTACAGATATAACACCAGCACCTTCTGCAACCCCAACACCGGAACCAACTCCATTACCTTCTGCAACGCCAACACCAGAATCAACTCCTGAGCCTGAGCCTTACGACGTCATCATTCAATCAGTTCGTGGTAAGGGTAAATTAAAGGGGACGAAAGTTGCAGATGCCTTCACTTTCGATAGCTTTGAACCATTCACAAAGAAAGCTGCTGACAAGATCATTGGATTTGAAGCATCGCAAGGCGACACAATTGCCGTAAGTCCCGATGCGTTCCCTGCATTGGTAGGTGTCTCCGCTATCAGGTTTGCATCGACTAGGAGTAAGAAGGAATTCAAGCAAATGTCCAAGGAAGATTACGATTTTGTCTATTTTGAGAAAAAAGGTCGGCTCTACTTCGATGGCAATGGTTCTGCGAAGAACTGGGGGAACAGTGGTGAAGGAGGTCTCGTGGCAATCCTGAAAGGAAAGCCTGATCTAACTGCTGAGGACTTAACACTGCTTGCTTGATAAAACTTCAAAACTGAACACATTCTCCCGTCAGCCATGGCGGGGTTTCTTATTGCATCGGCAGAGCGGGTAACACTCAGGACAGTTACGGCTGAACCATGACCCGCGATACCTTCATCGCACTGTTCCTACTGAGTGAACTGGTTGCTGTCACACCTGAATCGTTACGAGCTGCATACAAGGAGCGCGATCTGCTCTCGACCTGTTTATTTGTATAATTTTACAGCTAGGACTCTTGGTTAAACTATTGCGATACTGATGTTTTTCGTGGATCAACGAATGCAATGATTGACAACTGATCTCCGATTCCTGA
Coding sequences within it:
- a CDS encoding pre-peptidase C-terminal domain-containing protein, encoding MRRESGKLTKASGMAMQGKLLESVLVQVPTQPQQKNRTDLEAETTLIDRATPRRTHQEWANRSAFAAINADGSVTSWGSTFEGGDSSNVADQISSGVVRIHSTRQAFAAIKDDGSVVAWGRSTDGGNSSAVADQLAGEHNNQPSVIDISSTLGAFAAIRNDGSVVTWGSSFRGGNSNGVTEHISSGVTDIFSTQSAFAALKRDGSVITWGDSDYGGDSSAVASDLTGGVVKIFANDYAFSALKQDGSVVTWGLDAYGGRSLEVSDSLNNVSHIYTTDSAFAALKEDGSVVCWGLDLYGGNPSESIVQLLSSGVSSISSTRYAFAALKDDGSVITWDDVSGGDSSGVSEQLQSGVTSLFATEQAFAALKNDGSVVSWGSIYYGGDSTDLQSELSSGVHTIVPNGYAFSALKNDGSVLTWGGGNQGGDISSVADELSDGVTDIYGNEKAFVAIKNDGSVVSWGAPNRGGDSSEANFRGGSPSIATPLSELNISGKPIDDFIDTIPVPTPTPSPDTTTSLGPTPTPESTPIPSATPTPESTPIPSATPTPESTPIPSATPTPESAPVPSATPTPESTPAPSATPDPSIDQELIDDFANNSSTSGVVVIGDVLYGNLESIYDDDWFKVSLTKGSVYRFDLEGIQLNDPRMTLYGSNLKELTYDDDGGSGYDSLIEFTATSSDNYFISAKSWGETGTYTLKATDITPAPSATPAPEPTPVPSATPTPESTPAPSATPDPSIDQELIDDFANNSSTSGVVVIGGVVNGNLESIYDDDWFKVSLTKGSVYRFDLEGIQLNDPRMSLHGSNLQELTYDDDGGSGYDSLIEFTATSSDNYFISAKSWGETGTYALKATDITPAPSATPTPEPTPLPSATPDPSIDKELIDDFANNSSTSGVVVIGGVVNGNLESIYDDDWFKVSLTKGSVYRFDLEGIQLNDPRMSLHGSNLQELTYDDDGGSGYDSLIEFTATSSDDYFISAKSWGETGTYALKATDITPAPSATPTPEPTPLPSATPTPESTPEPEPYDVIIQSVRGKGKLKGTKVADAFTFDSFEPFTKKAADKIIGFEASQGDTIAVSPDAFPALVGVSAIRFASTRSKKEFKQMSKEDYDFVYFEKKGRLYFDGNGSAKNWGNSGEGGLVAILKGKPDLTAEDLTLLA